A region from the Arachis ipaensis cultivar K30076 chromosome B01, Araip1.1, whole genome shotgun sequence genome encodes:
- the LOC107613165 gene encoding vacuolar cation/proton exchanger 5 isoform X3, with protein sequence MESRVEVKQPTLNTSGFSDDLPETRKMNSSNGRPTNKFEDQVPFSPEIAYHQPESTMAARGSHPGESLTVRSETLGGIIYRSIRLVVFSNRLNLLMPFGPLAILVQKLTGHHGWVFGLSLLGIMPLAERLGYATEQLAFYTGDTVGGLLNATFGNATELIISLYALKSGLTRVVQLSLLGSILSNMLLVLGCAFLSGGIVFSKKEQVFNKAAATVNSGLLLMAVMGLLFPAVLHYTRTEVHFGKSELALSRFSSCVMLVAYAAYLFFQLRSQSGLYISANEGASNSWNIPVTFISVILLPLVGNAAEHASAIMFAMKDKLDISLGVAIGSSTQISMFVIPFCVVMGWIMGQPLDLNFQLFETAALFLTVIVVAFMLQEGTANYFKGVMLVLCYLIVAASFYVHVDSNSEDQPVP encoded by the exons ATGAATTCTTCGAATGGAAGACCAACAAACAAGTTTGAGGATCAAGTTCCTTTTAGCCCTGAAATAGCTTATCACCAGCCAGAATCTACTATGGCTGCACGTGGATCACATCCCGGAGAATCGCTCACTGTTCGCAGCGAAACATTGGGGGGCATTATTTACAGGAGCATACGGCTTGTGGTTTTCTCGAACAGACTCAACTTGCTTATGCCTTTTGGGCCTCTTGCGATTCTTGTTCAGAAATTGACTGGTCATCAT GGCTGGGTCTTCGGTCTTAGTTTACTGGGGATAATGCCTTTGGCAGAGCGGCTCGGTTATGCCACAGA GCAACTTGCATTTTACACTGGAGATACAG TTGGGGGTCTTTTAAATGCTACATTTGGAAATGCAACAGAATTAATAATCTCGTTATATGCTCTGAAAAGTGGATTGACACGAGTAGTCCAGCTCTCGCTGCTGGGTTCAATTTTGTCAAACATGTTGCTTGTGCTTGGATGTGCATTCTTAAGTGGTGGTATTGTTTTCAGCAAGAAGGAACAAGTATTTAACAAG GCAGCTGCTACGGTGAATTCAGGATTGCTGCTTATGGCAGTTATGGGCCTACTTTTTCCAGCTGTTCTTCATTATACACGAACTGAGGTGCATTTTGGGAAGTCAGAACTGGCGCTTTCAAGATTCAGCAGCTGTGTCATGCTTGTGGCCTATGCTGCATACTTATTTTTCCAGTTGAGAAGTCAAAGTGGTCTCTATATCTCTGCGAACGAG GGAGCATCTAATTCATGGAACATACCTGTAACATTCATTAGTGTCATATTGCTTCCACTGGTGGGGAATGCAGCAGAACATGCTAGTGCTATCATGTTTGCCATGAAAGATAAATTA GACATCTCCTTGGGAGTAGCGATAGGGTCGTCCACACAGATATCTATGTTCGTT ATACCATTTTGTGTTGTTATGGGGTGGATAATGGGGCAACCATTGGACCTGAACTTTCAACTTTTTGAGACAGCAGCACTATTTCTAACTGTTATAGTTGTTGCCTTCATGTTACAG GAAGGAACTGCAAATTACTTCAAGGGGGTAATGCTTGTGCTTTGCTATCTGATAGTAGCAGCTAGTTTTTATGTACATGTAGATTCCAATTCTGAAGACCAGCCTGTTCCCTAA
- the LOC107613165 gene encoding vacuolar cation/proton exchanger 3 isoform X1 codes for MESRVEVKQPTLNTSGFSDDLPETRKMNSSNGRPTNKFEDQVPFSPEIAYHQPESTMAARGSHPGESLTVRSETLGGIIYRSIRLVVFSNRLNLLMPFGPLAILVQKLTGHHGWVFGLSLLGIMPLAERLGYATEQLAFYTGDTVGGLLNATFGNATELIISLYALKSGLTRVVQLSLLGSILSNMLLVLGCAFLSGGIVFSKKEQVFNKAAATVNSGLLLMAVMGLLFPAVLHYTRTEVHFGKSELALSRFSSCVMLVAYAAYLFFQLRSQSGLYISANEEERETGDNSTDDESPEISKWESIIWLSVMTAWISILSEYLVGAIEGASNSWNIPVTFISVILLPLVGNAAEHASAIMFAMKDKLDISLGVAIGSSTQISMFVIPFCVVMGWIMGQPLDLNFQLFETAALFLTVIVVAFMLQEGTANYFKGVMLVLCYLIVAASFYVHVDSNSEDQPVP; via the exons ATGAATTCTTCGAATGGAAGACCAACAAACAAGTTTGAGGATCAAGTTCCTTTTAGCCCTGAAATAGCTTATCACCAGCCAGAATCTACTATGGCTGCACGTGGATCACATCCCGGAGAATCGCTCACTGTTCGCAGCGAAACATTGGGGGGCATTATTTACAGGAGCATACGGCTTGTGGTTTTCTCGAACAGACTCAACTTGCTTATGCCTTTTGGGCCTCTTGCGATTCTTGTTCAGAAATTGACTGGTCATCAT GGCTGGGTCTTCGGTCTTAGTTTACTGGGGATAATGCCTTTGGCAGAGCGGCTCGGTTATGCCACAGA GCAACTTGCATTTTACACTGGAGATACAG TTGGGGGTCTTTTAAATGCTACATTTGGAAATGCAACAGAATTAATAATCTCGTTATATGCTCTGAAAAGTGGATTGACACGAGTAGTCCAGCTCTCGCTGCTGGGTTCAATTTTGTCAAACATGTTGCTTGTGCTTGGATGTGCATTCTTAAGTGGTGGTATTGTTTTCAGCAAGAAGGAACAAGTATTTAACAAG GCAGCTGCTACGGTGAATTCAGGATTGCTGCTTATGGCAGTTATGGGCCTACTTTTTCCAGCTGTTCTTCATTATACACGAACTGAGGTGCATTTTGGGAAGTCAGAACTGGCGCTTTCAAGATTCAGCAGCTGTGTCATGCTTGTGGCCTATGCTGCATACTTATTTTTCCAGTTGAGAAGTCAAAGTGGTCTCTATATCTCTGCGAACGAG GAAGAGAGAGAGACAGGCGACAACTCAACTGACGATGAATCTCCTGAAATTTCTAAATGGGAATCAATAATCTGGCTTTCGGTTATGACTGCTTGGATATCAATTCTTTCCGAATATTTGGTTGGCGCTATAGAG GGAGCATCTAATTCATGGAACATACCTGTAACATTCATTAGTGTCATATTGCTTCCACTGGTGGGGAATGCAGCAGAACATGCTAGTGCTATCATGTTTGCCATGAAAGATAAATTA GACATCTCCTTGGGAGTAGCGATAGGGTCGTCCACACAGATATCTATGTTCGTT ATACCATTTTGTGTTGTTATGGGGTGGATAATGGGGCAACCATTGGACCTGAACTTTCAACTTTTTGAGACAGCAGCACTATTTCTAACTGTTATAGTTGTTGCCTTCATGTTACAG GAAGGAACTGCAAATTACTTCAAGGGGGTAATGCTTGTGCTTTGCTATCTGATAGTAGCAGCTAGTTTTTATGTACATGTAGATTCCAATTCTGAAGACCAGCCTGTTCCCTAA
- the LOC107613165 gene encoding vacuolar cation/proton exchanger 5 isoform X2, with the protein MNSSNGRPTNKFEDQVPFSPEIAYHQPESTMAARGSHPGESLTVRSETLGGIIYRSIRLVVFSNRLNLLMPFGPLAILVQKLTGHHGWVFGLSLLGIMPLAERLGYATEQLAFYTGDTVGGLLNATFGNATELIISLYALKSGLTRVVQLSLLGSILSNMLLVLGCAFLSGGIVFSKKEQVFNKAAATVNSGLLLMAVMGLLFPAVLHYTRTEVHFGKSELALSRFSSCVMLVAYAAYLFFQLRSQSGLYISANEEERETGDNSTDDESPEISKWESIIWLSVMTAWISILSEYLVGAIEGASNSWNIPVTFISVILLPLVGNAAEHASAIMFAMKDKLDISLGVAIGSSTQISMFVIPFCVVMGWIMGQPLDLNFQLFETAALFLTVIVVAFMLQEGTANYFKGVMLVLCYLIVAASFYVHVDSNSEDQPVP; encoded by the exons ATGAATTCTTCGAATGGAAGACCAACAAACAAGTTTGAGGATCAAGTTCCTTTTAGCCCTGAAATAGCTTATCACCAGCCAGAATCTACTATGGCTGCACGTGGATCACATCCCGGAGAATCGCTCACTGTTCGCAGCGAAACATTGGGGGGCATTATTTACAGGAGCATACGGCTTGTGGTTTTCTCGAACAGACTCAACTTGCTTATGCCTTTTGGGCCTCTTGCGATTCTTGTTCAGAAATTGACTGGTCATCAT GGCTGGGTCTTCGGTCTTAGTTTACTGGGGATAATGCCTTTGGCAGAGCGGCTCGGTTATGCCACAGA GCAACTTGCATTTTACACTGGAGATACAG TTGGGGGTCTTTTAAATGCTACATTTGGAAATGCAACAGAATTAATAATCTCGTTATATGCTCTGAAAAGTGGATTGACACGAGTAGTCCAGCTCTCGCTGCTGGGTTCAATTTTGTCAAACATGTTGCTTGTGCTTGGATGTGCATTCTTAAGTGGTGGTATTGTTTTCAGCAAGAAGGAACAAGTATTTAACAAG GCAGCTGCTACGGTGAATTCAGGATTGCTGCTTATGGCAGTTATGGGCCTACTTTTTCCAGCTGTTCTTCATTATACACGAACTGAGGTGCATTTTGGGAAGTCAGAACTGGCGCTTTCAAGATTCAGCAGCTGTGTCATGCTTGTGGCCTATGCTGCATACTTATTTTTCCAGTTGAGAAGTCAAAGTGGTCTCTATATCTCTGCGAACGAG GAAGAGAGAGAGACAGGCGACAACTCAACTGACGATGAATCTCCTGAAATTTCTAAATGGGAATCAATAATCTGGCTTTCGGTTATGACTGCTTGGATATCAATTCTTTCCGAATATTTGGTTGGCGCTATAGAG GGAGCATCTAATTCATGGAACATACCTGTAACATTCATTAGTGTCATATTGCTTCCACTGGTGGGGAATGCAGCAGAACATGCTAGTGCTATCATGTTTGCCATGAAAGATAAATTA GACATCTCCTTGGGAGTAGCGATAGGGTCGTCCACACAGATATCTATGTTCGTT ATACCATTTTGTGTTGTTATGGGGTGGATAATGGGGCAACCATTGGACCTGAACTTTCAACTTTTTGAGACAGCAGCACTATTTCTAACTGTTATAGTTGTTGCCTTCATGTTACAG GAAGGAACTGCAAATTACTTCAAGGGGGTAATGCTTGTGCTTTGCTATCTGATAGTAGCAGCTAGTTTTTATGTACATGTAGATTCCAATTCTGAAGACCAGCCTGTTCCCTAA